One segment of Carya illinoinensis cultivar Pawnee chromosome 1, C.illinoinensisPawnee_v1, whole genome shotgun sequence DNA contains the following:
- the LOC122313221 gene encoding uncharacterized protein LOC122313221, translated as MGVVEASKGAVGDIRRRFGGIKERVLEKMAAAAVPADALDNARHLLETTVRDVTVAAQGLTKDALHRIKTQLVNVLPSMSPAITTKMVDEADKEANRDENAESERREEESNDDDQPPRHHDDDNTGKAPFISPASSLFRNIPLSRP; from the exons ATGGGTGTGGTAGAGGCATCAAAGGGTGCAGTTGGGGATATAAGGAGGAGGTTTGGAGGAATAAAGGAGAGGGTGCTGGAGAAAATGGCGGCCGCTGCAGTTCCAGCTGATGCTTTGGACAACGCACGCCACTTGTTGGAGACGACAGTTAGGGATGTCACAGTGGCGGCTCAGGGCCTCACCAAGGATGCCTTGCACCGCATAAAGACACAGCTTGTCAATGTTCTGCCCTCCATGTCCCCGGCCATCACCActaag ATGGTGGATGAAGCAGACAAAGAAGCAAATAGAGATGAGAATGCAGAGTCTGAAAGGCGAGAGGAAGAAAGTAATGATGATGATCAACCACCAAGACatcatgatgatgataatactGGCAAGGCCCCATTCATTTCACCTGCGTCCTCTTTGTTTCGTAACATACCATTGTCGAGGCCATGA